The following coding sequences lie in one Gadus macrocephalus chromosome 1, ASM3116895v1 genomic window:
- the troap gene encoding uncharacterized protein troap isoform X1, with protein MDPILVLGQQSQNKIQSDYTRLKNEENRIPGDSRPSKNPTVPQFLKKDVENKTPGSTGNGQKTTVKPGSSRLPVLAKSLNLQISKEFAQFHKSWEDKPLAGKTKSKQPCTKPMPFNFSQPRSKGTAPQNQRVLRTLTPRVGSDENTLNSRYSKGNNVNGKTPRKEVGVDFASQLSIAQKLATKKPESSVIQALNRDLTERMETFKGTGPSSAVSSASHAIKPMTSSKVSVQPDAKTMHQYNFAASAQVSASQASTEACLNNLDLLSIKDPYKKRTLHAAVAASSSSGSDGKEAVFNLDHAALLSILRNEGVGAKHVGVATPESTKPCNYQRISVMKSHAKAGATPVGPMRVAVHSLDPAAMRSTMHREGVKAGGALEKTPSRTACPTGRETSINTARRVPVTSRRGESGTPAMKGTPQRVPNTRNQPMSAMASVHKKVFSARPVSHNLPACPSEPQHEDVVQRLFEDQDDEENMAISDRGPESHADQLADLASTKAGVRWADGGHRAEEAEGEQQEEKKGGAGQGPFLQEPHRESVIFFSTGKKLLRAPRVEKPEGPVQSGPVQSGPVQSGPVQSGPVQSVPEREVSDAQRATAPGPVGARPEFDIPALGKHFASSLQRDFLIRKTCAAASPAVALLLKRRLLLDELRLDEEVATYIGCSAPDTQSFQRPRPRCGNPLAAFMHFQDSTTFVPVGCEGSPGSASPSRER; from the exons ATGGACCCAATATTAGTACTGGGTCAGCAAAGTCAAAACAAAATCCAAAGTGACTACACCAG GTTGAAGAATGAAGAAAATCGGATCCCTGGAGACTCCAGGCCTTCTAAAAATCCAACTGTGCCTCAGTTCCTTAAGAAAGATGTTGAGAACAAGACCCCAGGGAGCACTGGGAATGGCCAAAAGACGACTGTTAAACCGGGCTCAAGCAGACTTCCAGTCCTTGCAAAGTCCCTCAATCTTCAGATCTCAAAGGAATTTGCACAATTCCACAAGAGTTGGGAGGATAAACCTTTGGCT GGAAAAACCAAGTCTAAACAGCCATGCACCAAGCCCATGCCTTTCAATTTCTCTCAGCCGAGGAGCAAAGGAACGGCACCCCAAAACCAAAGAGTTCTCAGGACATTAACACCAAGGGTTGGCAGTGATGAAAATACATTAAACTCTAGGTATTCAAAGGGGAACAATGTGAATGGAAAAACTCCAAGGAAAGAGGTTGGTGTAGACTTTGCATCGCAGCTCTCTATCGCACAAAAACTGGCTACAAAAAAACCAGAGTCATCTGTTATTCAAGCTCTAAATAGAGATTTGACGGAAAGAATGGAGACATTTAAAGGAACTGGGCCTTCAAGTGCTGTGTCCTCGGCGTCTCATGCTATTAAACCAATGACTTCATCGAAGGTGTCCGTTCAACCGGATGCTAAAACTATGCATCAGTACAACTTTGCGGCCTCGGCCCAGGTGTCCGcaagccaagcgagtacagagGCTTGTCTGAATAATCTGGATCTGCTGAGTATCAAAGACCCTTACAAAAAGCGGACTTTgcatgctgctgttgctgctagTTCTTCTAGTGGTTCAGATG GTAAAGAAGCGGTCTTCAACCTTGACCATGCAGCCCTGCTCAGTATCCTGCGAAACGAAGGGGTCGGGGCAAAGCATGTGGGCGTTGCAACCCCAGAGTCCACGAAGCCCTGTAACTATCAA CGGATATCTGTCATGAAGAGCCACGCAAAGGCTGGAGCCACCCCAG TAGGACCAATGAGAGTGGCCGTGCACTCTCTGGACCCTGCAGCCATGCGAAGCACCATGCATCGGGAGGGGGTGAAGGCCGGGGGAGCCCTGGAGAAAACCCCCAGCAGGACAGCCTGTCCAACAGGCAGGGAAACCTCCATCAACACA GCTAGGAGAGTACCTGTGACCAGTCGTCGGGGAGAGTCag GAACCCCCGCCATGAAGGGGACCCCCCAGAGAGTGCCAAACACCAGGAACCAGCCCATGTCTGCCATGGCcagtgtgcat AAAAAGGTTTTTTCGGCACGCCCAGTGTCACACAATCTCCCGGCCTGCCCTTCAGAGCCGCAGCATGAG GATGTGGTCCAAAGACTTTTTGAAGATCAGGACGACGAGGAAAACATGGCCATTTCTGACAGAGGACCGGAGTCGCACGCGGATCAACTCGCTGACCTAGCCTCCACT AAGGCTGGGGTCCGCTGGGCTGACGGAGGCCACCGGGCggaggaggctgagggggagcagcaggaggagaagaagggcggTGCGGGGCAGGGGCCCTTCCTCCAGGAGCCCCACAGGGAATCGGTCATCTTCTTCTCGACGGGGAAGAAGCTTCTCCGGGCCCCTCGCGTCGAGAAGCCGGAGGGCCCCGTTCAGTCGGGCCCCGTTCAGTCGGGCCCCGTTCAGTCGGGCCCCGTTCAGTCGGGCCCCGTTCAGTCGGTGCCAGAGAGGGAGGTCTCGGACGCCCAGAGAGCGACGGCCCCGGGACCCGTCGGCGCGCGGCCCGAGTTCGACATTCCCGCCCTGGGAAAGCACTTTGCTTCCAGTCTCcagcgag ACTTCCTGATCCGAAAGACCTGTGCAGCCGCGAGCCCCGCCGTAGCCTTGCTGCTCAAGCGCCGGCTCCTATTGGACGAGCTTCGCCTGGATGAGGAAGTGGCCACCTACATCGGCTGCTCGGCCCCTGACACCCAGTCGTTCCAGCGGCCCAGACCCCGCTGTGGGAACCCCCTGGCCGCCTTTATGCACTTCCAGGACTCGACC ACTTTTGTGCCTGTGGGATGTGAAGGCTCCCCTGGTTCTGCCTCTCCGTCAAGGGAGAGATGA
- the troap gene encoding uncharacterized protein troap isoform X5: protein MDPILVLGQQSQNKIQSDYTRLKNEENRIPGDSRPSKNPTVPQFLKKDVENKTPGSTGNGQKTTVKPGSSRLPVLAKSLNLQISKEFAQFHKSWEDKPLAGKTKSKQPCTKPMPFNFSQPRSKGTAPQNQRVLRTLTPRVGSDENTLNSRYSKGNNVNGKTPRKEVGVDFASQLSIAQKLATKKPESSVIQALNRDLTERMETFKGTGPSSAVSSASHAIKPMTSSKVSVQPDAKTMHQYNFAASAQVSASQASTEACLNNLDLLSIKDPYKKRTLHAAVAASSSSGSDGKEAVFNLDHAALLSILRNEGVGAKHVGVATPESTKPCNYQRISVMKSHAKAGATPVGPMRVAVHSLDPAAMRSTMHREGVKAGGALEKTPSRTACPTGRETSINTARRVPVTSRRGESGTPAMKGTPQRVPNTRNQPMSAMASVHKKVFSARPVSHNLPACPSEPQHEDVVQRLFEDQDDEENMAISDRGPESHADQLADLASTKAGVRWADGGHRAEEAEGEQQEEKKGGAGQGPFLQEPHRESVIFFSTGKKLLRAPRVEKPEGPVQSGPVQSGPVQEVSDAQRATAPGPVGARPEFDIPALGKHFASSLQRDFLIRKTCAAASPAVALLLKRRLLLDELRLDEEVATYIGCSAPDTQSFQRPRPRCGNPLAAFMHFQDSTTFVPVGCEGSPGSASPSRER from the exons ATGGACCCAATATTAGTACTGGGTCAGCAAAGTCAAAACAAAATCCAAAGTGACTACACCAG GTTGAAGAATGAAGAAAATCGGATCCCTGGAGACTCCAGGCCTTCTAAAAATCCAACTGTGCCTCAGTTCCTTAAGAAAGATGTTGAGAACAAGACCCCAGGGAGCACTGGGAATGGCCAAAAGACGACTGTTAAACCGGGCTCAAGCAGACTTCCAGTCCTTGCAAAGTCCCTCAATCTTCAGATCTCAAAGGAATTTGCACAATTCCACAAGAGTTGGGAGGATAAACCTTTGGCT GGAAAAACCAAGTCTAAACAGCCATGCACCAAGCCCATGCCTTTCAATTTCTCTCAGCCGAGGAGCAAAGGAACGGCACCCCAAAACCAAAGAGTTCTCAGGACATTAACACCAAGGGTTGGCAGTGATGAAAATACATTAAACTCTAGGTATTCAAAGGGGAACAATGTGAATGGAAAAACTCCAAGGAAAGAGGTTGGTGTAGACTTTGCATCGCAGCTCTCTATCGCACAAAAACTGGCTACAAAAAAACCAGAGTCATCTGTTATTCAAGCTCTAAATAGAGATTTGACGGAAAGAATGGAGACATTTAAAGGAACTGGGCCTTCAAGTGCTGTGTCCTCGGCGTCTCATGCTATTAAACCAATGACTTCATCGAAGGTGTCCGTTCAACCGGATGCTAAAACTATGCATCAGTACAACTTTGCGGCCTCGGCCCAGGTGTCCGcaagccaagcgagtacagagGCTTGTCTGAATAATCTGGATCTGCTGAGTATCAAAGACCCTTACAAAAAGCGGACTTTgcatgctgctgttgctgctagTTCTTCTAGTGGTTCAGATG GTAAAGAAGCGGTCTTCAACCTTGACCATGCAGCCCTGCTCAGTATCCTGCGAAACGAAGGGGTCGGGGCAAAGCATGTGGGCGTTGCAACCCCAGAGTCCACGAAGCCCTGTAACTATCAA CGGATATCTGTCATGAAGAGCCACGCAAAGGCTGGAGCCACCCCAG TAGGACCAATGAGAGTGGCCGTGCACTCTCTGGACCCTGCAGCCATGCGAAGCACCATGCATCGGGAGGGGGTGAAGGCCGGGGGAGCCCTGGAGAAAACCCCCAGCAGGACAGCCTGTCCAACAGGCAGGGAAACCTCCATCAACACA GCTAGGAGAGTACCTGTGACCAGTCGTCGGGGAGAGTCag GAACCCCCGCCATGAAGGGGACCCCCCAGAGAGTGCCAAACACCAGGAACCAGCCCATGTCTGCCATGGCcagtgtgcat AAAAAGGTTTTTTCGGCACGCCCAGTGTCACACAATCTCCCGGCCTGCCCTTCAGAGCCGCAGCATGAG GATGTGGTCCAAAGACTTTTTGAAGATCAGGACGACGAGGAAAACATGGCCATTTCTGACAGAGGACCGGAGTCGCACGCGGATCAACTCGCTGACCTAGCCTCCACT AAGGCTGGGGTCCGCTGGGCTGACGGAGGCCACCGGGCggaggaggctgagggggagcagcaggaggagaagaagggcggTGCGGGGCAGGGGCCCTTCCTCCAGGAGCCCCACAGGGAATCGGTCATCTTCTTCTCGACGGGGAAGAAGCTTCTCCGGGCCCCTCGCGTCGAGAAGCCGGAGGGCCCCGTTCAGTCGGGCCCCGTTCAGTCGGGCCCCGTTCA GGAGGTCTCGGACGCCCAGAGAGCGACGGCCCCGGGACCCGTCGGCGCGCGGCCCGAGTTCGACATTCCCGCCCTGGGAAAGCACTTTGCTTCCAGTCTCcagcgag ACTTCCTGATCCGAAAGACCTGTGCAGCCGCGAGCCCCGCCGTAGCCTTGCTGCTCAAGCGCCGGCTCCTATTGGACGAGCTTCGCCTGGATGAGGAAGTGGCCACCTACATCGGCTGCTCGGCCCCTGACACCCAGTCGTTCCAGCGGCCCAGACCCCGCTGTGGGAACCCCCTGGCCGCCTTTATGCACTTCCAGGACTCGACC ACTTTTGTGCCTGTGGGATGTGAAGGCTCCCCTGGTTCTGCCTCTCCGTCAAGGGAGAGATGA
- the troap gene encoding uncharacterized protein troap isoform X2 yields the protein MDPILVLGQQSQNKIQSDYTRLKNEENRIPGDSRPSKNPTVPQFLKKDVENKTPGSTGNGQKTTVKPGSSRLPVLAKSLNLQISKEFAQFHKSWEDKPLAGKTKSKQPCTKPMPFNFSQPRSKGTAPQNQRVLRTLTPRVGSDENTLNSRYSKGNNVNGKTPRKEVGVDFASQLSIAQKLATKKPESSVIQALNRDLTERMETFKGTGPSSAVSSASHAIKPMTSSKVSVQPDAKTMHQYNFAASAQVSASQASTEACLNNLDLLSIKDPYKKRTLHAAVAASSSSGSDGKEAVFNLDHAALLSILRNEGVGAKHVGVATPESTKPCNYQRISVMKSHAKAGATPVGPMRVAVHSLDPAAMRSTMHREGVKAGGALEKTPSRTACPTGRETSINTARRVPVTSRRGESGTPAMKGTPQRVPNTRNQPMSAMASVHKKVFSARPVSHNLPACPSEPQHEDVVQRLFEDQDDEENMAISDRGPESHADQLADLASTAGVRWADGGHRAEEAEGEQQEEKKGGAGQGPFLQEPHRESVIFFSTGKKLLRAPRVEKPEGPVQSGPVQSGPVQSGPVQSGPVQSVPEREVSDAQRATAPGPVGARPEFDIPALGKHFASSLQRDFLIRKTCAAASPAVALLLKRRLLLDELRLDEEVATYIGCSAPDTQSFQRPRPRCGNPLAAFMHFQDSTTFVPVGCEGSPGSASPSRER from the exons ATGGACCCAATATTAGTACTGGGTCAGCAAAGTCAAAACAAAATCCAAAGTGACTACACCAG GTTGAAGAATGAAGAAAATCGGATCCCTGGAGACTCCAGGCCTTCTAAAAATCCAACTGTGCCTCAGTTCCTTAAGAAAGATGTTGAGAACAAGACCCCAGGGAGCACTGGGAATGGCCAAAAGACGACTGTTAAACCGGGCTCAAGCAGACTTCCAGTCCTTGCAAAGTCCCTCAATCTTCAGATCTCAAAGGAATTTGCACAATTCCACAAGAGTTGGGAGGATAAACCTTTGGCT GGAAAAACCAAGTCTAAACAGCCATGCACCAAGCCCATGCCTTTCAATTTCTCTCAGCCGAGGAGCAAAGGAACGGCACCCCAAAACCAAAGAGTTCTCAGGACATTAACACCAAGGGTTGGCAGTGATGAAAATACATTAAACTCTAGGTATTCAAAGGGGAACAATGTGAATGGAAAAACTCCAAGGAAAGAGGTTGGTGTAGACTTTGCATCGCAGCTCTCTATCGCACAAAAACTGGCTACAAAAAAACCAGAGTCATCTGTTATTCAAGCTCTAAATAGAGATTTGACGGAAAGAATGGAGACATTTAAAGGAACTGGGCCTTCAAGTGCTGTGTCCTCGGCGTCTCATGCTATTAAACCAATGACTTCATCGAAGGTGTCCGTTCAACCGGATGCTAAAACTATGCATCAGTACAACTTTGCGGCCTCGGCCCAGGTGTCCGcaagccaagcgagtacagagGCTTGTCTGAATAATCTGGATCTGCTGAGTATCAAAGACCCTTACAAAAAGCGGACTTTgcatgctgctgttgctgctagTTCTTCTAGTGGTTCAGATG GTAAAGAAGCGGTCTTCAACCTTGACCATGCAGCCCTGCTCAGTATCCTGCGAAACGAAGGGGTCGGGGCAAAGCATGTGGGCGTTGCAACCCCAGAGTCCACGAAGCCCTGTAACTATCAA CGGATATCTGTCATGAAGAGCCACGCAAAGGCTGGAGCCACCCCAG TAGGACCAATGAGAGTGGCCGTGCACTCTCTGGACCCTGCAGCCATGCGAAGCACCATGCATCGGGAGGGGGTGAAGGCCGGGGGAGCCCTGGAGAAAACCCCCAGCAGGACAGCCTGTCCAACAGGCAGGGAAACCTCCATCAACACA GCTAGGAGAGTACCTGTGACCAGTCGTCGGGGAGAGTCag GAACCCCCGCCATGAAGGGGACCCCCCAGAGAGTGCCAAACACCAGGAACCAGCCCATGTCTGCCATGGCcagtgtgcat AAAAAGGTTTTTTCGGCACGCCCAGTGTCACACAATCTCCCGGCCTGCCCTTCAGAGCCGCAGCATGAG GATGTGGTCCAAAGACTTTTTGAAGATCAGGACGACGAGGAAAACATGGCCATTTCTGACAGAGGACCGGAGTCGCACGCGGATCAACTCGCTGACCTAGCCTCCACT GCTGGGGTCCGCTGGGCTGACGGAGGCCACCGGGCggaggaggctgagggggagcagcaggaggagaagaagggcggTGCGGGGCAGGGGCCCTTCCTCCAGGAGCCCCACAGGGAATCGGTCATCTTCTTCTCGACGGGGAAGAAGCTTCTCCGGGCCCCTCGCGTCGAGAAGCCGGAGGGCCCCGTTCAGTCGGGCCCCGTTCAGTCGGGCCCCGTTCAGTCGGGCCCCGTTCAGTCGGGCCCCGTTCAGTCGGTGCCAGAGAGGGAGGTCTCGGACGCCCAGAGAGCGACGGCCCCGGGACCCGTCGGCGCGCGGCCCGAGTTCGACATTCCCGCCCTGGGAAAGCACTTTGCTTCCAGTCTCcagcgag ACTTCCTGATCCGAAAGACCTGTGCAGCCGCGAGCCCCGCCGTAGCCTTGCTGCTCAAGCGCCGGCTCCTATTGGACGAGCTTCGCCTGGATGAGGAAGTGGCCACCTACATCGGCTGCTCGGCCCCTGACACCCAGTCGTTCCAGCGGCCCAGACCCCGCTGTGGGAACCCCCTGGCCGCCTTTATGCACTTCCAGGACTCGACC ACTTTTGTGCCTGTGGGATGTGAAGGCTCCCCTGGTTCTGCCTCTCCGTCAAGGGAGAGATGA
- the troap gene encoding uncharacterized protein troap isoform X4, whose product MDPILVLGQQSQNKIQSDYTRLKNEENRIPGDSRPSKNPTVPQFLKKDVENKTPGSTGNGQKTTVKPGSSRLPVLAKSLNLQISKEFAQFHKSWEDKPLAGKTKSKQPCTKPMPFNFSQPRSKGTAPQNQRVLRTLTPRVGSDENTLNSRYSKGNNVNGKTPRKEVGVDFASQLSIAQKLATKKPESSVIQALNRDLTERMETFKGTGPSSAVSSASHAIKPMTSSKVSVQPDAKTMHQYNFAASAQVSASQASTEACLNNLDLLSIKDPYKKRTLHAAVAASSSSGSDGKEAVFNLDHAALLSILRNEGVGAKHVGVATPESTKPCNYQRISVMKSHAKAGATPVGPMRVAVHSLDPAAMRSTMHREGVKAGGALEKTPSRTACPTGRETSINTARRVPVTSRRGESGTPAMKGTPQRVPNTRNQPMSAMASVHKKVFSARPVSHNLPACPSEPQHEDVVQRLFEDQDDEENMAISDRGPESHADQLADLASTKAGVRWADGGHRAEEAEGEQQEEKKGGAGQGPFLQEPHRESVIFFSTGKKLLRAPRVEKPEGPVQSGPVQSGPVQSGPVQEVSDAQRATAPGPVGARPEFDIPALGKHFASSLQRDFLIRKTCAAASPAVALLLKRRLLLDELRLDEEVATYIGCSAPDTQSFQRPRPRCGNPLAAFMHFQDSTTFVPVGCEGSPGSASPSRER is encoded by the exons ATGGACCCAATATTAGTACTGGGTCAGCAAAGTCAAAACAAAATCCAAAGTGACTACACCAG GTTGAAGAATGAAGAAAATCGGATCCCTGGAGACTCCAGGCCTTCTAAAAATCCAACTGTGCCTCAGTTCCTTAAGAAAGATGTTGAGAACAAGACCCCAGGGAGCACTGGGAATGGCCAAAAGACGACTGTTAAACCGGGCTCAAGCAGACTTCCAGTCCTTGCAAAGTCCCTCAATCTTCAGATCTCAAAGGAATTTGCACAATTCCACAAGAGTTGGGAGGATAAACCTTTGGCT GGAAAAACCAAGTCTAAACAGCCATGCACCAAGCCCATGCCTTTCAATTTCTCTCAGCCGAGGAGCAAAGGAACGGCACCCCAAAACCAAAGAGTTCTCAGGACATTAACACCAAGGGTTGGCAGTGATGAAAATACATTAAACTCTAGGTATTCAAAGGGGAACAATGTGAATGGAAAAACTCCAAGGAAAGAGGTTGGTGTAGACTTTGCATCGCAGCTCTCTATCGCACAAAAACTGGCTACAAAAAAACCAGAGTCATCTGTTATTCAAGCTCTAAATAGAGATTTGACGGAAAGAATGGAGACATTTAAAGGAACTGGGCCTTCAAGTGCTGTGTCCTCGGCGTCTCATGCTATTAAACCAATGACTTCATCGAAGGTGTCCGTTCAACCGGATGCTAAAACTATGCATCAGTACAACTTTGCGGCCTCGGCCCAGGTGTCCGcaagccaagcgagtacagagGCTTGTCTGAATAATCTGGATCTGCTGAGTATCAAAGACCCTTACAAAAAGCGGACTTTgcatgctgctgttgctgctagTTCTTCTAGTGGTTCAGATG GTAAAGAAGCGGTCTTCAACCTTGACCATGCAGCCCTGCTCAGTATCCTGCGAAACGAAGGGGTCGGGGCAAAGCATGTGGGCGTTGCAACCCCAGAGTCCACGAAGCCCTGTAACTATCAA CGGATATCTGTCATGAAGAGCCACGCAAAGGCTGGAGCCACCCCAG TAGGACCAATGAGAGTGGCCGTGCACTCTCTGGACCCTGCAGCCATGCGAAGCACCATGCATCGGGAGGGGGTGAAGGCCGGGGGAGCCCTGGAGAAAACCCCCAGCAGGACAGCCTGTCCAACAGGCAGGGAAACCTCCATCAACACA GCTAGGAGAGTACCTGTGACCAGTCGTCGGGGAGAGTCag GAACCCCCGCCATGAAGGGGACCCCCCAGAGAGTGCCAAACACCAGGAACCAGCCCATGTCTGCCATGGCcagtgtgcat AAAAAGGTTTTTTCGGCACGCCCAGTGTCACACAATCTCCCGGCCTGCCCTTCAGAGCCGCAGCATGAG GATGTGGTCCAAAGACTTTTTGAAGATCAGGACGACGAGGAAAACATGGCCATTTCTGACAGAGGACCGGAGTCGCACGCGGATCAACTCGCTGACCTAGCCTCCACT AAGGCTGGGGTCCGCTGGGCTGACGGAGGCCACCGGGCggaggaggctgagggggagcagcaggaggagaagaagggcggTGCGGGGCAGGGGCCCTTCCTCCAGGAGCCCCACAGGGAATCGGTCATCTTCTTCTCGACGGGGAAGAAGCTTCTCCGGGCCCCTCGCGTCGAGAAGCCGGAGGGCCCCGTTCAGTCGGGCCCCGTTCAGTCGGGCCCCGTTCAGTCGGGCCCCGTTCA GGAGGTCTCGGACGCCCAGAGAGCGACGGCCCCGGGACCCGTCGGCGCGCGGCCCGAGTTCGACATTCCCGCCCTGGGAAAGCACTTTGCTTCCAGTCTCcagcgag ACTTCCTGATCCGAAAGACCTGTGCAGCCGCGAGCCCCGCCGTAGCCTTGCTGCTCAAGCGCCGGCTCCTATTGGACGAGCTTCGCCTGGATGAGGAAGTGGCCACCTACATCGGCTGCTCGGCCCCTGACACCCAGTCGTTCCAGCGGCCCAGACCCCGCTGTGGGAACCCCCTGGCCGCCTTTATGCACTTCCAGGACTCGACC ACTTTTGTGCCTGTGGGATGTGAAGGCTCCCCTGGTTCTGCCTCTCCGTCAAGGGAGAGATGA
- the troap gene encoding uncharacterized protein troap isoform X3: MDPILVLGQQSQNKIQSDYTRLKNEENRIPGDSRPSKNPTVPQFLKKDVENKTPGSTGNGQKTTVKPGSSRLPVLAKSLNLQISKEFAQFHKSWEDKPLAGKTKSKQPCTKPMPFNFSQPRSKGTAPQNQRVLRTLTPRVGSDENTLNSRYSKGNNVNGKTPRKEVGVDFASQLSIAQKLATKKPESSVIQALNRDLTERMETFKGTGPSSAVSSASHAIKPMTSSKVSVQPDAKTMHQYNFAASAQVSASQASTEACLNNLDLLSIKDPYKKRTLHAAVAASSSSGSDGKEAVFNLDHAALLSILRNEGVGAKHVGVATPESTKPCNYQRISVMKSHAKAGATPGPMRVAVHSLDPAAMRSTMHREGVKAGGALEKTPSRTACPTGRETSINTARRVPVTSRRGESGTPAMKGTPQRVPNTRNQPMSAMASVHKKVFSARPVSHNLPACPSEPQHEDVVQRLFEDQDDEENMAISDRGPESHADQLADLASTKAGVRWADGGHRAEEAEGEQQEEKKGGAGQGPFLQEPHRESVIFFSTGKKLLRAPRVEKPEGPVQSGPVQSGPVQSGPVQSGPVQSVPEREVSDAQRATAPGPVGARPEFDIPALGKHFASSLQRDFLIRKTCAAASPAVALLLKRRLLLDELRLDEEVATYIGCSAPDTQSFQRPRPRCGNPLAAFMHFQDSTTFVPVGCEGSPGSASPSRER, encoded by the exons ATGGACCCAATATTAGTACTGGGTCAGCAAAGTCAAAACAAAATCCAAAGTGACTACACCAG GTTGAAGAATGAAGAAAATCGGATCCCTGGAGACTCCAGGCCTTCTAAAAATCCAACTGTGCCTCAGTTCCTTAAGAAAGATGTTGAGAACAAGACCCCAGGGAGCACTGGGAATGGCCAAAAGACGACTGTTAAACCGGGCTCAAGCAGACTTCCAGTCCTTGCAAAGTCCCTCAATCTTCAGATCTCAAAGGAATTTGCACAATTCCACAAGAGTTGGGAGGATAAACCTTTGGCT GGAAAAACCAAGTCTAAACAGCCATGCACCAAGCCCATGCCTTTCAATTTCTCTCAGCCGAGGAGCAAAGGAACGGCACCCCAAAACCAAAGAGTTCTCAGGACATTAACACCAAGGGTTGGCAGTGATGAAAATACATTAAACTCTAGGTATTCAAAGGGGAACAATGTGAATGGAAAAACTCCAAGGAAAGAGGTTGGTGTAGACTTTGCATCGCAGCTCTCTATCGCACAAAAACTGGCTACAAAAAAACCAGAGTCATCTGTTATTCAAGCTCTAAATAGAGATTTGACGGAAAGAATGGAGACATTTAAAGGAACTGGGCCTTCAAGTGCTGTGTCCTCGGCGTCTCATGCTATTAAACCAATGACTTCATCGAAGGTGTCCGTTCAACCGGATGCTAAAACTATGCATCAGTACAACTTTGCGGCCTCGGCCCAGGTGTCCGcaagccaagcgagtacagagGCTTGTCTGAATAATCTGGATCTGCTGAGTATCAAAGACCCTTACAAAAAGCGGACTTTgcatgctgctgttgctgctagTTCTTCTAGTGGTTCAGATG GTAAAGAAGCGGTCTTCAACCTTGACCATGCAGCCCTGCTCAGTATCCTGCGAAACGAAGGGGTCGGGGCAAAGCATGTGGGCGTTGCAACCCCAGAGTCCACGAAGCCCTGTAACTATCAA CGGATATCTGTCATGAAGAGCCACGCAAAGGCTGGAGCCACCCCAG GACCAATGAGAGTGGCCGTGCACTCTCTGGACCCTGCAGCCATGCGAAGCACCATGCATCGGGAGGGGGTGAAGGCCGGGGGAGCCCTGGAGAAAACCCCCAGCAGGACAGCCTGTCCAACAGGCAGGGAAACCTCCATCAACACA GCTAGGAGAGTACCTGTGACCAGTCGTCGGGGAGAGTCag GAACCCCCGCCATGAAGGGGACCCCCCAGAGAGTGCCAAACACCAGGAACCAGCCCATGTCTGCCATGGCcagtgtgcat AAAAAGGTTTTTTCGGCACGCCCAGTGTCACACAATCTCCCGGCCTGCCCTTCAGAGCCGCAGCATGAG GATGTGGTCCAAAGACTTTTTGAAGATCAGGACGACGAGGAAAACATGGCCATTTCTGACAGAGGACCGGAGTCGCACGCGGATCAACTCGCTGACCTAGCCTCCACT AAGGCTGGGGTCCGCTGGGCTGACGGAGGCCACCGGGCggaggaggctgagggggagcagcaggaggagaagaagggcggTGCGGGGCAGGGGCCCTTCCTCCAGGAGCCCCACAGGGAATCGGTCATCTTCTTCTCGACGGGGAAGAAGCTTCTCCGGGCCCCTCGCGTCGAGAAGCCGGAGGGCCCCGTTCAGTCGGGCCCCGTTCAGTCGGGCCCCGTTCAGTCGGGCCCCGTTCAGTCGGGCCCCGTTCAGTCGGTGCCAGAGAGGGAGGTCTCGGACGCCCAGAGAGCGACGGCCCCGGGACCCGTCGGCGCGCGGCCCGAGTTCGACATTCCCGCCCTGGGAAAGCACTTTGCTTCCAGTCTCcagcgag ACTTCCTGATCCGAAAGACCTGTGCAGCCGCGAGCCCCGCCGTAGCCTTGCTGCTCAAGCGCCGGCTCCTATTGGACGAGCTTCGCCTGGATGAGGAAGTGGCCACCTACATCGGCTGCTCGGCCCCTGACACCCAGTCGTTCCAGCGGCCCAGACCCCGCTGTGGGAACCCCCTGGCCGCCTTTATGCACTTCCAGGACTCGACC ACTTTTGTGCCTGTGGGATGTGAAGGCTCCCCTGGTTCTGCCTCTCCGTCAAGGGAGAGATGA